The nucleotide window AGCAATACTATTATTACATGCACCAGGATTCATCCTACGATAAAATGGGTACCTGGCGCAGGCAGGAAGCCCTGTACGGGCCGTTGTCGAAATTTGGCTATCATGACTTCATTCCCATGTTTAAGGCCGATAAATTTGATGCGAACGAATGGGCGCAAGTGTTTAAAGAGAGTGGCGCCCGTTTTGCCGGAACCGTTGCCGAGCACCATGATGGGTTTTCGATGTGGGATAGTAAGTACACCTCTTTTAATGCCAAAAATATGGGACCCAAAAGGGATGTAGTCGGTGAATTGGCTACTGCTATTAAGTCCCGCAATATGAAATTCTTTGCTTCTTTACATCATCCTACCAATTATACCTATCTCAAAGTAAAGCCGCATTGGGCTGCCGCCGATCCTAAATATAAAAAGATGTACGGTTCGCAGATGAAGCATGACGAATGGCTGCAGATGTGGCAGGATAAGAGCAATGAAGTGGTCAATAAATATCATCCGGACATTATGTATTTTGATATCGGGCTTGACCAGATCCCCGATCCATATAAACTCAACTATATAGCCAACTATTTTAATGAGGGACGTAAGCATAACCAGGAGGTGATCATCACTTACAAGAATAAAGAATTGCCTGCTAATGTAGGTATGCTCGATCATGAGAATAGCAATCCCGATAAAATAGAAGCTACTCCCTGGCTTTGCGATTATGCCATTGGCACGGGCTATCATTATTCCTGGGGCTATG belongs to Niabella yanshanensis and includes:
- a CDS encoding alpha-L-fucosidase, whose protein sequence is MKNKELKKISLSLIWLVNYLPSNSQSAKPYEPTWESVGNHNSVPEWIRDAKFGIYCHWGVYSVPAYDNEQYYYYMHQDSSYDKMGTWRRQEALYGPLSKFGYHDFIPMFKADKFDANEWAQVFKESGARFAGTVAEHHDGFSMWDSKYTSFNAKNMGPKRDVVGELATAIKSRNMKFFASLHHPTNYTYLKVKPHWAAADPKYKKMYGSQMKHDEWLQMWQDKSNEVVNKYHPDIMYFDIGLDQIPDPYKLNYIANYFNEGRKHNQEVIITYKNKELPANVGMLDHENSNPDKIEATPWLCDYAIGTGYHYSWGYVKGMQIKTAKDIIHKLVEVVSNNGQMLLNLSPMADGSFPQDQKDVVANVGVWLWSYGESVYGTRPYSVATETTAQGYRVYYTKNNKTLYAIFLDWPRNGEYVQLKELGLADTKSAVKSVTVLGLKEPATCSFTQTNEQLLITIPHKTRIPSDIAQVLKIELE